From Candidatus Rokuibacteriota bacterium, a single genomic window includes:
- a CDS encoding cytochrome c: MRRAVQIGLAALLVGVALPSLAVAQGNAEKGKAQFVQNCAPCHGPAGKGDGAAAAALNPKPRDLTDKAYLGGLKDEYLIDIVKKGGAAVGKSAAMPPWGAAMKDDQIRDVITFVRSLAK; this comes from the coding sequence ATGCGGCGAGCGGTACAGATTGGTTTGGCGGCTTTGCTCGTGGGTGTGGCGCTTCCGAGCCTCGCAGTGGCTCAGGGGAACGCCGAGAAAGGCAAGGCGCAATTCGTCCAGAACTGCGCTCCCTGCCATGGTCCGGCCGGGAAGGGCGACGGCGCTGCCGCCGCGGCGCTGAACCCAAAGCCCAGGGACCTCACCGACAAGGCGTACCTGGGAGGGCTCAAGGACGAGTACCTCATCGACATCGTCAAGAAGGGTGGCGCCGCCGTCGGCAAGTCCGCCGCGATGCCGCCGTGGGGTGCCGCGATGAAGGACGACCAGATCCGGGACGTGATCACCTTCGTCAGGAGCCTGGCGAAGTAG
- a CDS encoding cytochrome c3 family protein, translated as MKVLRFALFLAVVALLLPTASWAATGGTGIAGTDHDFSGKGTPPTGLCTFCHTPHKALSTLLLWNHTLSTNTFSWDVPATTAGTLFPTFKGDTYNGPTAKCLSCHDGSVAVGDIAWFNGGKPVGLDNTKHGLGDKYNVGFGGAMKGNHPVAMPYPYQNAKNTYNGVTTGNAAELSEYQLTPLSPIRIFNDDGSGNITAGAVAAKTGLECSSCHDPHNKASVDDLFLRGTLGGNTTAYICMKCHIK; from the coding sequence ATGAAAGTCCTAAGGTTCGCACTGTTCCTTGCGGTCGTCGCGCTGCTGTTGCCGACCGCCTCGTGGGCGGCCACTGGCGGCACCGGGATCGCGGGCACGGACCACGACTTCTCGGGTAAAGGCACCCCACCGACCGGTCTGTGCACGTTCTGCCACACGCCGCACAAGGCGCTCTCGACGCTCCTGCTGTGGAACCACACCCTTTCGACGAACACCTTCAGCTGGGACGTGCCCGCGACCACAGCCGGCACCCTGTTCCCGACTTTCAAGGGCGACACGTACAATGGGCCCACGGCGAAGTGCCTGAGCTGCCACGACGGCAGCGTGGCTGTCGGTGATATCGCGTGGTTCAACGGAGGCAAGCCCGTCGGGCTCGACAATACCAAGCACGGATTGGGGGACAAGTACAACGTCGGCTTCGGCGGCGCCATGAAGGGGAACCACCCGGTCGCCATGCCGTACCCGTACCAGAATGCCAAGAACACGTACAACGGGGTCACCACCGGTAATGCGGCCGAGCTCAGCGAGTACCAGTTGACTCCGTTGAGCCCGATTCGCATTTTCAACGACGACGGGTCGGGGAATATCACCGCCGGGGCTGTTGCGGCGAAGACCGGCCTGGAGTGCTCGTCCTGCCACGACCCGCACAACAAGGCTTCCGTGGACGATCTCTTCCTCCGCGGGACGCTTGGGGGGAATACCACCGCCTACATCTGCATGAAGTGCCATATCAAGTAA
- a CDS encoding c-type cytochrome — MSMRRILELLVLGVSLVWAAPLAAQPASQGVHERGKTLYDTYCAFCHGVDGRADTPVARLLEPRPRNFTDPVEMARVTDDRMYRALRMGRPGTAMAPWGQVLSEPQMGDIIDYVRSLTPPLPAALSIDQLSLQVGRRIYEKQCAMCHGADGRADTEAAKVLRPRPRKFADPIEMARVDDGRMYTAIKLGRPGTAMGGWGELESPAEIIDLMRYIRSLQQPLPAGMTRAGLDVLVGGQIYQQDCTPCHGERGDGQTPIGQSLVPRPRNFTNAQEMARLSDREMAQRIIHGIPGTAMAPWGGILNGEDVRRVILFIRRTFQGAR, encoded by the coding sequence ATGAGCATGCGCCGAATCCTGGAGCTTCTCGTGCTCGGAGTCAGCCTGGTGTGGGCCGCCCCGCTCGCGGCCCAGCCTGCCTCCCAAGGGGTGCACGAGCGGGGCAAGACGCTCTACGACACGTACTGCGCGTTCTGCCACGGGGTCGACGGGCGCGCCGACACACCGGTCGCCCGGCTCTTGGAGCCGCGGCCGAGGAATTTCACGGACCCGGTGGAGATGGCCCGTGTGACCGACGACCGGATGTATCGTGCCCTCAGGATGGGCCGGCCGGGGACGGCCATGGCTCCGTGGGGGCAGGTGCTGAGTGAACCCCAGATGGGCGACATCATCGACTACGTTCGGAGCCTGACCCCGCCGCTCCCTGCCGCGCTCTCCATAGACCAGCTGAGCCTCCAGGTCGGCCGCCGCATCTACGAGAAGCAGTGCGCGATGTGCCACGGGGCCGACGGGCGCGCCGACACGGAGGCGGCAAAGGTGCTCCGTCCGCGCCCCCGCAAGTTTGCCGACCCGATCGAGATGGCGCGGGTGGATGACGGGCGAATGTATACGGCGATCAAGCTGGGCCGCCCCGGGACGGCCATGGGCGGCTGGGGAGAGCTGGAGAGCCCGGCGGAGATCATCGACTTGATGCGCTACATCCGGAGCCTCCAGCAACCGCTGCCCGCCGGCATGACGCGCGCCGGACTCGATGTCCTGGTGGGCGGACAAATCTACCAGCAGGACTGCACCCCATGCCACGGCGAGCGTGGGGACGGGCAGACTCCGATCGGCCAAAGCCTGGTTCCGCGTCCCCGCAACTTTACCAACGCCCAGGAGATGGCGCGGCTCAGCGACAGGGAGATGGCCCAGCGGATCATCCACGGCATTCCGGGAACGGCCA
- a CDS encoding SMP-30/gluconolactonase/LRE family protein: MSTSSAVRRRYGRVAVGVLLVALSGCATAPKREEPVRLVWPPPPLTARVEFVRSIVSDVDLGRDTTFSQKLFAFLAGDKPAPNRIIEPMGLAISDDGQRLYVSDFARLEVFVFDFGQKKFSKIGEAEKLARPVGLALDAQEQLYVVEQEKRGVSVFDRQGKRVRFFTHPSVERPTGIALDRERGKIYLADTAHTKSEKHTIKVFNMAGDLIGTIGGERGEGPGQFLFPTYLAVDDTGNLYVTDTLNSRVQVFDPDGKYVKTVGQRGSAWGMFDKPKGVALDSFGNVYVADGGWSNVQIFNPKGQVLLFFGGRGPIPGMLKNPTAIVIDKSNRIYVADYLNHRVEVYQLVNTRAEDSFLNPVAETKGGDSERPNGVAEKATQRNEKSAKGDDVK; the protein is encoded by the coding sequence ATGTCGACGAGCTCGGCGGTTCGCAGACGGTATGGACGGGTAGCGGTCGGGGTCCTCCTCGTCGCCCTGAGTGGCTGCGCCACGGCGCCGAAGAGAGAGGAGCCGGTGCGCCTCGTCTGGCCGCCGCCTCCGCTGACGGCGCGCGTCGAGTTCGTTCGGAGCATCGTCAGCGACGTGGACCTCGGCCGGGATACGACCTTTTCCCAGAAGCTCTTCGCCTTCCTCGCCGGCGACAAGCCGGCGCCCAACCGGATCATCGAGCCGATGGGGCTCGCGATCTCCGATGACGGGCAACGTCTTTACGTGTCGGACTTCGCCCGGCTGGAGGTCTTCGTCTTCGACTTCGGGCAGAAGAAGTTCTCCAAGATCGGCGAGGCGGAAAAGCTGGCCCGACCCGTGGGCTTGGCTCTGGACGCTCAAGAGCAGCTCTACGTGGTCGAGCAGGAGAAGCGGGGGGTCAGCGTATTCGACCGGCAAGGCAAACGGGTCCGGTTCTTCACGCATCCGAGTGTGGAGCGCCCCACCGGGATCGCCCTCGACCGGGAGCGCGGGAAGATCTATCTCGCCGACACCGCGCACACCAAGTCCGAGAAACACACCATCAAGGTCTTCAACATGGCTGGCGATCTCATCGGCACCATCGGCGGGGAGAGAGGCGAGGGGCCCGGCCAGTTCCTGTTCCCGACCTACCTGGCGGTGGATGACACGGGCAATCTCTACGTCACCGATACGCTGAATTCGCGGGTCCAGGTATTCGATCCCGACGGCAAGTACGTGAAGACCGTTGGCCAGCGGGGCTCCGCCTGGGGGATGTTCGACAAGCCCAAGGGGGTGGCCCTCGACAGCTTCGGGAACGTGTACGTGGCGGATGGTGGCTGGAGCAATGTCCAGATCTTCAACCCGAAGGGCCAGGTGCTCCTCTTCTTCGGCGGCCGCGGGCCGATCCCCGGGATGCTGAAGAACCCCACTGCCATCGTCATCGACAAGAGCAACCGCATCTACGTGGCCGACTACCTCAACCACCGGGTGGAAGTGTACCAGCTCGTGAACACGCGGGCGGAGGACAGCTTTCTGAACCCGGTCGCCGAGACCAAAGGGGGTGATTCAGAGCGCCCAAATGGAGTCGCAGAGAAGGCTACTCAGCGGAATGAGAAGTCAGCGAAAGGAGATGACGTCAAATGA
- a CDS encoding fused MFS/spermidine synthase, with product MLNPRGRQPTFVSASVWVCFFLSGAAGLVYEIVWMRMLGLVFGHTVYAVTTVLAAFMAGLALGAFLFGRLIDRRGRPLQVYGFLEAGIGAWALLVPLLLTQVQIVYLALYRSVKLSSFALSLVQFALVFLILLVPTTLMGASLPVLAKFFVNRPESLGRKVGDLYALNTLGAVLGSVAAGFFLLPAIGVRATIGLAAAANLGIGAWAFILARSAAAPVEALSSSPPLTVEPPGLEAQSSGSTPLVTWLVLAGTGLSGGAAMVYEVAWTRALSLMIGSSIYAFSAMLTTFLVGLALGSFLFARIWGRRRVDAALFGTLEVAIGLIALALIPAFERLPDLVLAILTRMTPSAGGALLAQFASSFLIMIIPTTIIGAAFPCAVQICGGALTRLGRDIGRVYSANTVGTIAGALLAGFLLVPWIGARASLVVAAAVNTAVGVAVLAAPGASRPLWRRVALVPLALLFVAGVLFLPRWDPRVMAGGVSIYVERFTAAPDPAALFREAAAARRLLYYREGINSTVAVERTERMTALRVDGKVDASNGADMATQLMLGHLPLLLHANPERVLVIGLGSGVTAGAVAQHPVVREIDVVELEPAVVDASRFFVEENRAVLRDPRVRLVVGDGRNYILASEKRFDVISSEPSNPWMAGVANLFSREFYRLARERLADDGIMIQWVHGYSLFPGDLRMIVRTFMQSFPHATLWRTLRGDYLLVGTRSPLRIDYALLERRIAASAAVREDMASIWLASPLDVLTLFFLDETDLARFAQGAPENTDDRPLLEFRAPLALYRKTTDENHRLLRETRTTEFPPVDNLPAGLLGARRAHFARIYWAGGEREEALDQLRKAPWPDSRDVASQLDRAKLLFSLGEVGQATERLAALARGRSQNRLIASYLKAGAILRELKAEEAVSEHGRTRLGDPNPAEAHNNLGVFYTRMGIRSGEPAFFELAVDSIDAALRIEPQAYAALNNLGNAYFELQRLGEAAEAYRRVLVLKPGLPQAHFNLGLVYERQGALEAAAREYRLALSLQPSWALPRLNLQRLGALEAPAR from the coding sequence GTGCTTAACCCAAGAGGGCGGCAGCCGACCTTCGTCTCGGCCTCGGTCTGGGTCTGTTTCTTCCTGTCGGGTGCGGCCGGCCTAGTCTACGAGATCGTCTGGATGCGGATGCTGGGCCTTGTCTTCGGCCACACGGTGTACGCCGTCACCACGGTCCTGGCCGCCTTCATGGCCGGCTTGGCCCTCGGGGCCTTCCTGTTCGGCCGCCTGATCGACCGGCGAGGTCGGCCGCTCCAGGTGTATGGCTTTCTGGAAGCCGGGATTGGCGCCTGGGCCTTGCTGGTCCCACTCCTCTTGACCCAAGTCCAGATCGTCTACCTCGCTCTGTACCGCTCTGTGAAGCTTTCTTCCTTCGCTTTGAGCCTGGTCCAGTTTGCCCTTGTCTTTCTCATCCTGCTGGTCCCCACCACGCTCATGGGCGCCAGCCTGCCCGTGCTGGCCAAGTTCTTCGTGAACCGCCCGGAGAGCCTGGGCCGAAAGGTGGGCGATCTCTACGCGCTCAACACTCTGGGTGCGGTGCTGGGCTCCGTGGCCGCCGGCTTCTTTCTGCTTCCGGCCATCGGGGTCAGGGCTACCATCGGGCTGGCGGCGGCGGCCAATCTCGGAATCGGCGCCTGGGCCTTCATCCTGGCTAGATCGGCGGCCGCGCCTGTCGAAGCGCTCTCGTCCTCCCCTCCGCTGACGGTGGAACCTCCGGGTCTCGAAGCTCAGTCAAGCGGGTCCACCCCCCTTGTGACCTGGCTGGTCCTGGCCGGCACCGGCCTCTCGGGGGGGGCTGCCATGGTCTACGAGGTGGCCTGGACGCGGGCCCTCAGCCTCATGATCGGCAGCTCGATTTACGCCTTCAGCGCCATGCTCACGACCTTTCTCGTCGGCCTCGCCCTGGGGAGCTTTCTCTTCGCCAGGATCTGGGGCAGGCGGCGGGTAGACGCCGCTCTGTTCGGAACGCTCGAGGTCGCCATCGGGCTCATCGCCTTGGCTCTGATCCCGGCCTTTGAACGGCTCCCTGATCTCGTCCTGGCGATCCTCACGCGCATGACTCCCTCAGCCGGTGGGGCCTTGCTCGCCCAATTCGCCTCAAGCTTCCTCATCATGATCATTCCGACCACCATTATCGGAGCCGCCTTTCCCTGCGCGGTTCAGATCTGCGGAGGCGCCCTCACGCGGCTGGGCCGCGACATCGGGCGGGTCTATTCAGCCAATACCGTCGGCACGATCGCGGGCGCGCTCCTCGCCGGGTTCCTGCTCGTCCCCTGGATCGGGGCGCGCGCGTCCTTGGTGGTGGCCGCGGCAGTGAACACCGCCGTGGGGGTCGCCGTCCTCGCCGCGCCCGGCGCATCCCGTCCCCTTTGGCGGCGGGTGGCGCTCGTCCCGCTGGCTCTGCTCTTCGTGGCGGGCGTGCTGTTCCTCCCCAGATGGGATCCGCGCGTGATGGCGGGAGGAGTGTCCATCTACGTCGAACGGTTCACCGCGGCGCCGGATCCGGCGGCATTGTTCCGGGAAGCGGCGGCTGCGCGGCGGCTTCTCTACTACCGCGAGGGGATCAACTCCACGGTGGCCGTCGAGCGGACGGAGCGAATGACCGCGCTGAGGGTTGACGGGAAGGTGGACGCCAGCAACGGCGCAGATATGGCAACGCAGCTCATGCTGGGCCATCTGCCGCTCTTGCTCCACGCGAATCCGGAGCGGGTGCTCGTCATCGGGCTGGGCAGCGGCGTCACGGCGGGAGCCGTCGCCCAGCACCCCGTCGTTCGGGAGATCGACGTGGTCGAACTGGAGCCGGCTGTCGTGGACGCGTCGCGCTTCTTCGTGGAGGAGAACCGAGCCGTCCTCCGCGATCCGCGGGTACGGCTGGTGGTAGGAGACGGGAGGAACTACATCCTGGCCAGCGAGAAGCGGTTTGACGTGATCTCTTCGGAGCCGTCCAACCCCTGGATGGCCGGTGTCGCCAATCTGTTTTCCCGCGAGTTCTACCGCCTGGCCCGGGAGCGGCTGGCCGATGACGGGATCATGATTCAGTGGGTCCACGGGTATTCCCTCTTCCCGGGGGACTTGAGGATGATCGTCAGGACGTTCATGCAGAGCTTCCCCCACGCAACCCTCTGGCGGACGCTTCGGGGCGATTACCTCTTGGTCGGCACGCGATCGCCCCTGCGCATCGACTACGCGCTGCTGGAGCGCAGGATCGCCGCCTCGGCGGCGGTCCGGGAGGACATGGCGAGCATCTGGTTGGCCTCCCCCCTGGATGTGCTCACCCTTTTCTTCCTCGATGAGACTGATCTGGCCAGGTTCGCCCAGGGGGCGCCCGAGAACACCGACGACCGGCCTCTCCTCGAGTTCAGGGCGCCCCTGGCCCTCTACCGTAAGACCACCGACGAGAACCACAGGCTGCTCAGGGAGACCCGGACGACTGAGTTCCCTCCCGTCGACAATTTGCCCGCCGGCCTGCTGGGGGCAAGGCGGGCTCACTTCGCTCGGATCTACTGGGCCGGCGGGGAGAGGGAAGAGGCCCTCGACCAGCTTCGGAAGGCGCCGTGGCCAGATTCGAGGGACGTCGCTTCGCAGCTTGATCGAGCGAAGCTGCTCTTCTCGCTGGGGGAAGTTGGCCAGGCGACAGAGAGGCTTGCCGCGCTGGCGCGGGGTCGGTCCCAGAATCGCTTGATCGCGAGCTATCTGAAGGCCGGGGCTATCTTGCGCGAGTTGAAGGCCGAGGAGGCGGTGTCTGAGCATGGGCGGACCCGTCTCGGCGATCCGAATCCGGCCGAGGCCCACAATAACCTGGGCGTCTTCTACACGCGCATGGGGATCCGGTCCGGGGAGCCGGCTTTTTTCGAGCTCGCCGTGGACTCGATCGACGCGGCGCTGCGCATCGAGCCGCAGGCGTACGCGGCCCTCAATAACCTGGGCAACGCCTACTTCGAGCTGCAACGACTCGGAGAGGCGGCCGAGGCATATCGGCGTGTGCTCGTACTGAAGCCAGGCCTCCCCCAGGCCCACTTCAACCTGGGGCTGGTCTACGAGCGGCAAGGCGCCCTCGAGGCCGCCGCGCGAGAGTACCGATTGGCCCTCAGCCTCCAGCCGAGCTGGGCGCTTCCGCGGCTGAACCTCCAGAGGCTCGGCGCATTGGAGGCACCCGCCAGGTAA